In Ovis aries strain OAR_USU_Benz2616 breed Rambouillet chromosome 14, ARS-UI_Ramb_v3.0, whole genome shotgun sequence, a single genomic region encodes these proteins:
- the KLC3 gene encoding kinesin light chain 3 produces the protein MSVQVAAPGGVGLGPERPSPEELVRQTRQVVKGLEALRAEHRGLAGHLAEALAAQGPAAGLELLEEKQQVVSHSLEAIELGLGEAQVLLALSAHVGALEAEKQRLRAQARRLAQENAWLREELEETQRRLRASEEAVAQLEEEKSHLEFLGQLRQYDPPAESQQPESPPRRDSLASLFPSEEEERRGPEAAGAAAAQQGGYEIPARLRTLHNLVIQYAGQGRYEVAVPLCRQALEDLERSSGHCHPDVATMLNILALVYRDQNKYKEATDLLHDALQIREQTLGPEHPAVAATLNNLAVLYGKRGRYREAEPLCQRALEIREKVLGADHPDVAKQLNNLALLCQNQGKFEEVERHYARALSIYEALGGPHDPNVAKTKNNLASAYLKQNKYQQAEELYKEILRREALPAPLGAPNTGTTSDAQQQTLRRSSSFSKLRESIRRGSEKLVSRLRGEGAAGASGMKRAMSLSMLNTDGSRAPENQFPRQHLSEASRTLSTSTQDLGPR, from the exons ATGTCCGTGCAGGTGGCGGCCCCGGGAGGCGTGGGGCTCGGCCCAGAGCGCCCAAGCCCCGAGGAGCTGGTGCGGCAGACGCGACAAGTGGTGAAGGGGCTGGAGGCCCTGCGGGCAGAGCACCGGGGCCTGGCCGGGCACCTGGCGGAGGCCCTGGCGGCCCAGGGCCCGGCAGCTGGCCTGGAGCTGctggaggagaagcagcaggTGGTGAGCCACTCGCTGGAGGCCATCGAGCTGGGGCTGGGCGAGGCCCAG GTGCTGCTGGCGCTGTCGGCACATGTGGGCGCGCTGGAGGCGGAGAAGCAGCGGCTGCGGGCGCAGGCCCGGCGGCTGGCCCAGGAGAACGCGTGGCTgagggaggagctggaggagaccCAGCGGCGGCTGCGGGCCAGCGAGGAGGCTGTGGCCcagctggaggaggagaagagccACCTGGAGTTCCTGGGGCAGCTGCGGCAGTACGACCCGCCTGCAGAGAGCCAG CAGCCTGAGTCCCCCCCTCGCCGGGAcagcctggcctccctgttcCCTAGTGAGGAGGAGGAGCGGAGAG GTCCTGAGGCAGCGGGGGCCGCGGCAGCCCAGCAGGGTGGCTACGAGATCCCAGCCCGCCTCCGGACCCTGCACAACCTGGTGATCCAGTACGCGGGCCAGGGCCGCTACGAGGTGGCCGTGCCGCTGTGCCGCCAGGCCCTGGAGGACCTGGAGCGGAGCTCGGGCCACTGCCACCCCGACGTGGCCACCATGCTCAACATCCTGGCGCTGGTGTACCG AGACCAGAACAAGTACAAAGAGGCCACAGACCTGCTCCACGATGCCCTACAGATCCGGGAGCAGACACTGGGCCCCGAGCACCctgcg GTGGCCGCCACCCTCAACAACCTGGCTGTCCTCTACGGGAAGCGCGGGCGTTACCGAGAGGCAGAGCCCCTGTGCCAGCGTGCCCTGGAGATCCGGGAGAAG GTCCTGGGCGCCGACCACCCGGATGTGGCCAAGCAGCTCAACAACCTGGCCCTGCTCTGCCAGAACCAGGGCAAGTTCGAGGAGGTGGAGCGGCACTACGCCCGGGCCCTGAGCATTTACGAGGCCCTGGGCGGGCCCCATGACCCCAACGTGGCCAAGACCAAGAACAACTTG GCCTCAGCCTACCTGAAGCAGAACAAGTACCAGCAGGCGGAAGAGCTGTACAAAGAGATCCTCCGCAGGGAGGCCCTGCCCGCCCCGCTCG GAGCCCCCAACACAGGCACCACTAGTGACGCACAGCAGCAG ACCCTTCGTCGGAGCAGCTCCTTCTCTAAGCTCCGGGAGTCCATCCGGCGTGGAAGCGAGAAGCTGGTCTCCCGGCTCCGAGGcgagggggcggcgggggcgagCGG GATGAAGAGGGCCATGTCACTCAGCATGCTGAACACGGATGGCTCGAGGGCGCCCGAGAACCAG TTCCCCAGGCAGCACCTGAGCGAGGCCTCGCGGACCCTCAGCACCAGCACCCAGGACCTGGGCCCCCGCTAG